A stretch of the Mesorhizobium huakuii genome encodes the following:
- a CDS encoding alpha-D-ribose 1-methylphosphonate 5-triphosphate diphosphatase, whose protein sequence is MTAETVLSNARIVLADEIVEGSLVLRDGFIAGIDAGSGRTGEDMGGDYVIPGLVELHTDHLEGHYAPRPKVRWNPIAAVLAHDAQVATAGITTVLDALRVGMDEDADLTSADIRKLADAIEDSVAQDRLRADHFLHLRCEVSAPDCLQAFANFDEDDRVKLASLMDHAPGQRQFVNLETYAYYYQRKLKLTDRDFKLFCEKRMAESARNSAPNRAVIAAACHQRGIVLASHDDATSGHVDEAIEQGVRVAEFPTTEEAARASKAAGLGVLMGAPNVMRGASHSGNVSARTLASDGLLDILSSDYIPFSLIQSAFFLGDMVEGISLPQAVAMVSKNPAEAVGLSDRGIIEQGRRADLVRVRVDDHVPVVRTVWRQGRRVA, encoded by the coding sequence ATGACCGCCGAGACCGTTCTTTCCAACGCCCGCATCGTGCTTGCCGACGAGATTGTCGAGGGGTCGCTGGTGCTGCGTGACGGCTTTATCGCCGGCATCGATGCAGGTTCTGGCCGGACCGGCGAGGATATGGGCGGCGACTATGTCATTCCGGGGCTGGTCGAGCTGCACACCGACCATCTGGAGGGTCATTACGCGCCGCGGCCGAAGGTGCGCTGGAACCCGATCGCCGCCGTGCTTGCCCATGACGCGCAGGTGGCGACCGCCGGCATCACCACCGTGCTAGACGCCTTGCGCGTCGGTATGGACGAGGACGCCGATCTCACCTCCGCCGACATCCGCAAGCTGGCCGATGCAATCGAGGACAGCGTCGCGCAGGATCGTCTGCGGGCCGATCACTTCCTGCATCTTCGCTGCGAGGTTTCGGCGCCGGATTGCCTGCAGGCCTTCGCCAATTTCGACGAGGACGACCGGGTCAAGCTGGCCTCGCTGATGGACCATGCGCCCGGCCAGCGCCAATTCGTCAATCTCGAAACCTATGCCTATTACTACCAGCGCAAGCTGAAGCTGACCGACCGCGACTTCAAACTGTTCTGCGAGAAGCGGATGGCGGAATCGGCACGCAATTCGGCACCGAACCGCGCGGTGATCGCCGCGGCCTGCCATCAGCGCGGCATCGTGCTGGCCAGCCATGACGACGCCACATCGGGCCATGTCGACGAGGCGATCGAGCAAGGCGTGCGGGTCGCCGAATTCCCGACCACCGAGGAAGCGGCGCGCGCTTCGAAGGCCGCCGGCCTCGGCGTGCTGATGGGGGCGCCCAACGTCATGCGTGGCGCCTCGCATTCGGGCAATGTCTCGGCCCGCACGCTGGCCAGCGATGGCCTGCTCGACATCTTGTCTTCGGACTATATCCCCTTCAGCCTGATCCAGTCGGCCTTCTTCCTCGGCGACATGGTCGAAGGGATTTCGCTGCCACAGGCGGTCGCCATGGTTTCGAAGAACCCGGCCGAAGCCGTTGGCCTGAGCGACCGCGGCATCATCGAGCAGGGCCGCCGGGCCGATCTGGTGCGCGTGCGCGTCGACGACCATGTTCCGGTCGTGCGCACCGTCTGGCGTCAGGGGCGCCGGGTCGCATGA